GAACTCTGATGAGTTCTTCTCCAGTCTCACCACTTCGTGGTTCGACAATTCTAAGATTCTTTTAGAATATTCTCGTGTCTCATCTCTCCGATATTCGGCAATTCGAAGAACTCTGATGAGTTCTTCTCCAGTCTCACCACTTCGTGGTTCGACAATTCAAAGAACCTGCGGGTTCTTCTTGTGACCGTTTGCTCCGGCTGTCGGAAACAACCATTTGAAAAAACCCAAGTTGTATTAATATAAGGGTTTTTTTATTAAAATTATGATCGGAAAACGGCAAAACCGGATCAGGGCTCTTTTCTGAACACCACGATCCGGTTCGTGTTGGTGCCACAGCCCATATTATCCACACCCCAGATATGGGAAGTCTTGGTGAATGCCTGTGCATTGATCATCACCGCTTTGCAGGAAAATCCGGCACTCATCCCGATCGGGACGACGTGCTCTTCAAGCCGTACTGTCCCTTTTCTCACCTCGCCGACTTCAAATGCCACCCACCCGCCGGGCGCTGTGACCCTGTATAGTTCATCAAACACCTTTCCCATGACCGATTTCCACCCATCCACCGTCCGCGCCATCGTGATAGCCTTTCCTATTGCATCGCTTTCAAGACCATTGAACCAGCACCGGAGCCAGTTGTCATCACGGTACTGCACGATGTCAAGGAACGGGGGGGATGTAACCGTGAGCTGCACAGAATTATCAGGTATTTCAGGAGTCTCCCGTGCGTCGCAGGTCAGGAACCTTGCCCGTTTTCCGGCAGTTTTCAGGGCGCGTGTACGGGGAGTTGTCAGTGTGCGCAAGAGGCTCTTTGTTTTTTTTTCAACCAGACGGTGCGTGTCCCGGTACTCCGGCACCTGTTTTCTTTGCGTATTGATACGTTTCTGGCTATCCCGCGATACTGCCTGGTTGGGCGGCAGAGTGTAGACGGAAAAGAACCCTGACGAATGCCCGGTCAGCCGGTTGGTCGCAACCATCGCGATCCACCGGTCAACCATATCTTCTGATCCCTGCTCCCGTTTCCCGCACAGGTACTCCCGGATCGCGATAATCTCGCGTTTGGTCCTTGGGTGATAAAACATCGAAAGGTCGACAGAATCATTTCCTGTGTTGCGGGGGATCGCACGCAGCCGCCCCTCAACTGTCACGATCTGCGGGGGAAAGAACCGGGGTTCGGTCACGATTCTGGAAAGAGGGTTTGCGTCATTTGCAATAACATTGCGGCCAAGGAGCCCCGCTTCGATGACTGTTGTCCCTCTCCCGGAAAACGGGTCGTACACGGTATCGCCTCTTTTGGTCAGTAACCCGATGAAAAACCGGGGGAGCTGGGGTTTGAAACAGGCGCGATAGGAGATCTCGTGGATCGAGCATGCCTGCCGCTGTCCCGCTGTCCAGAACTCGTTGCTATAACAAGGTACAGCCTGCCCGCCACAGGTAACCGTGCCCGCCCGGGTCGGGACTTTTTTGGGTGCCGGGCTCACAAAACCTGCAAGATACTTTTCAAGATCTGGGGGGCTCAAACCTGCCATATGGATCGATCGTTAAAGATAGATGGGGAGGGGAAACGTATAGCCTCTGTGATAATATACCGGGATACGCGGGCAGGGAATGAAAGACTCTTTCTGTACTGGCCGGAATGATCCCTTCCGTTCATTTTCCTTGCCCGGAGACCGCGTCAAACCCGCCCGGGTACCGTACCGTCCCGCGTATCCCGTCAAGCGCCCCTTCGTCCAGCCCCAGAACCATGAACGCTTCATCCGGGACGGGAAACGGTGCTTCAATACCATACCTGCGGGCCGGCATAAAGCCGAACCGGAGATAGTAATCCGGGTGGCCGACCAGGACCACAATATGGTGCCCGAGCCGCCTGCACGCCGCAAGCCCGTGCCGTACTAGCTGCGAGCCGATCCCACGGTGCTGGTACTCCGGGAGCACCGCCATCGGCGCAAGGGCGAGTGCGGGGACCCGTCCGGCAGGTGAATCAATGGAGATCGGCGGAAAAAGGATATGCCCTGCAATAATCCCGCCGTCAACCGCAACCATTGAGAGTTCAGGAATGAAATCCCCCTCACGTCGCAATGCATTGACCAGCTCTGCTTCGGCAGGTTGCCCGAATGCCCTGAGGTTCACATTGAAAATGGCAGGGATGTCAGCAGGGATTTCCGGTCGGATGGTGATGGCACTCATGAATGATTCCTCCGGGTCGGCAAACCGTTATCAACACTTTCTGTCGCAAAACACCATAACGGCATCGAACACGCCTTGGCATACCCGGTCAGAACAACCCGATCCGGATTGCGGAGTCCAGAATAAGCGAACCCGCATAGATCACCATTGTAATGTGAAACAATGGCAGCACCTTCATTGCAGTGTCCGGGTCCCTGTTCTGCAGGATCACCACGTTTGCTGCCCCCATCAGGAACAGCCCGATCAGGATGCCCCCCCGGGCTATCGTGCCGATTTGGTGGAACATGAGCGCCGCGGCAACGGCATGCAGGAGAGTGAAACCGGCGATCCAGTATACCGTCCCGTTGATCCCGTAGAGCAGGGGGATCGTCCTGAGCTCACGGGCACGGTCGTTTGCGATATCGATTAAGTCGTTTGCGCCAAGGTGCGCCATTGCAAACGGGTAGAAGAAGACAAAATAGGCAAGCGCAGTTCCGTCAGGGTATCCTGCACAGAGGTATCCGGCGACAGGAAAGAGCGCGAAGTCCATGCGCCCGACAAGCTGGGAGACCGGAAACGACTGGTGTCGCTTTTTTATCTGGTAAAACACCTCGGCCGCGTAGGAGAAGAGCATGATGGCAAAGACAAAGAGGCAGTTGGGAAACGGGAGGGTCGCTACCAAAAACAAGGTCGTAACAAAGAGCAGCGCGAACAACCGGAATGCCGCCTGCGGGGTTACGAAACCGGCGGGAATCGGGCGGTTCCCAAAGAGCCGCCAGTATTTTGTGAGCCGGTAATTCTCGATATCGCGGCGGTCATAGTCCCGGTCAATGTAATCGTTGAGCACCAGCCCGGCTTCAAACCCGAAAAACCCGATTAATGCTCCCTTGAAAAGCAGCCACCACGAGAATGTCCCATAGGCGGCAGCCGCGAGCATTAGCCCAGAACAGAACAGGAGCGGCCACGCAAAGAAGAAGTGGATGCGGGTGAGGTCCGCGTACGCCTTGAGCACCGGCACGAAACCATCCGGTGCGCCATCCGGTGACGGCGCCGCTGCACCTGCGGCAGCCGTGACATGCGTATCCTCGGCCGGTTGCAGGGGACTATCGTTCATACCTGTATCATATCTCCCCGGAAGATCGGGAAAATTCCACCCGGTATTTGTGTCGCACCGGGTAATAATACGGTCGAATGCCCAGCCGTATACTGGGGATGTACCTGGAATGGGATGGGGGGATGACCCGTTTTCCAGCCGCTCCATTTAGAGTATCACTTGTGTGTGAAATACGCAACGACACCGGTGGTTGAGACCGCATCGACCCGTGCAAACCCGACGCGCTCGAACTGCACAACCTTCCCGAGCTCCTGCCGCACAGCCGGCTCGCACATGCCCTGCTGTTCGCCGTCCTGAGTGACGAGCGTGCACGGGATGCAGCCCTGTGCCGGCAGCCACTGGATAATCGGCGCCTTTGCCGCCCGTGCTTCCGCGAGCGCATCGCCCGCGTACTCCATCTTCGGGATTCCACCATTCCATTTGACCTTCACATTGAAGAGGTCCTTGAGCCTTACCATCGCCATTGTAAAAGAGATCTCCGCTTTGGGGAGCAGCACCGTCCCGGTGAACACAAGCGTCCGCACCCCGCGTGCAGGATCAGAAGGGTGGAGCATCGCATGAGCAGTGTGGTCCGGCGCTCCTTTAATTGTCACTGATACCGGGCCGGGCACAAAGAAGTACCGGTTCGCGACAGGGTCGACAAGTTTCCTGCTCTCCGCGTACAGGTTGTCCCAGGAGAACGAGATGTCAGTCTCGCCAATCCCGATTGCAAGCATCGCGTTCTTCACTGCCTCCGGCGAGATCCCGCGGCGGGCGAGCGCCCGGAGCGTGCCGAGCCGGATGTCGTCCCAGCCGGTATAGGTCCCCTCCTTTATACCGAGCCGCATCTGCGAAGTGGAGAGCACAACACCCTCGATTCCCATCCTGCCATAGTGCCGGTACACGGGCACCTTCCAGCCGAAATGGTCGTAGATGAAACGCTGCCGACGGGTGTTTGCTATGTGGTCTTTTCCCCGGATCACGTGCGTTACACCGAGGAGATGGTCATCGGCAACAACCGAGAAGTTCATGAGCGGGTAGACATGTGCTTTTACCTTCGGGTGCGGCGGGGAGTCAAGGATACGGAACGCAGGGAAGTCCCGCATCGCCGGGTCGGGGTGGTGAAGATCGGTCTTTACCCTGACAGACGCTTCCCCTTCGCGGAAGGTGTGATCGAGCATCTTCTCCCAGAGTATCAGGTTCTTTTCAGCAGAATGCCCCCGGCACGGGCAGGCGGTCTTTGCCCCTTTAAGTTCCTTAAAGCGCTCGTTGTCGCACGTGCAGACATATGCCCCACCCGTCTCGATCAGCTGCCTGCAGAGGTCGTAATAGAGCGGCAGCCGGTCGCTCTGTGTAACCGTTTCGGTGATGCCAAGGCCGAGCCATGCTATATCTTCTCTCACCGTATCGTACGCTTCCGGGTCAACCCGCTTGGGGTCGGTATCTTCAATACGAAGGATATACCTGCCGCCGTACTGCTTCACGTACGCGTCGTTGAGCACCGCGGCCCGTGCATGCCCGATATGGAGCGGCCCGGAGGGGTTGGGCGCAAACCGCATGACGACGCCGTTTTCCGCTCCCTCAAGGTCCGGGAGGACTTTTTTGCGTTCGTGCTTCTCAGAGAGCGCTGCATACATGTCCGGGGCAAGCGCCTGCAGTTTTGCCACCCTCTCACCCGGGGTAAGCCCTGCAACTTCTGAGATCACTTCCCGGGCAAGCGTGGAAATCTCCTTTGCCCGGCTCCGCAGTTCAGGGTGGGCTCCCATCACCATACCGATAACGGCACCTGCCTGTGGGACCCCGCCATGCTTCACCGCGTTCTGGAGCGCACAGCACAAGAGCAACTCCTTTGGCTCCTGCCCTGCCATCTAGAAACTCCGTGTCACAAAGAATTCGCCGATGTCCATTAAGAGCTGGCGTTCCTGTGTCGGGGGGAGGAGCGCTAGGTGCCTGTTGCTGTCGGCGACAAGGTCTGCTGCAACCTTCCTGACATCGGCAATAACACCTGCGTCGGTGAGCTCCCGGATTGCCGCTTCGATATCAGCATCCGTGAGGTC
Above is a genomic segment from Methanoregula sp. containing:
- a CDS encoding N-acetyltransferase, with translation MSAITIRPEIPADIPAIFNVNLRAFGQPAEAELVNALRREGDFIPELSMVAVDGGIIAGHILFPPISIDSPAGRVPALALAPMAVLPEYQHRGIGSQLVRHGLAACRRLGHHIVVLVGHPDYYLRFGFMPARRYGIEAPFPVPDEAFMVLGLDEGALDGIRGTVRYPGGFDAVSGQGK
- a CDS encoding glutamate--tRNA ligase, whose protein sequence is MAGQEPKELLLCCALQNAVKHGGVPQAGAVIGMVMGAHPELRSRAKEISTLAREVISEVAGLTPGERVAKLQALAPDMYAALSEKHERKKVLPDLEGAENGVVMRFAPNPSGPLHIGHARAAVLNDAYVKQYGGRYILRIEDTDPKRVDPEAYDTVREDIAWLGLGITETVTQSDRLPLYYDLCRQLIETGGAYVCTCDNERFKELKGAKTACPCRGHSAEKNLILWEKMLDHTFREGEASVRVKTDLHHPDPAMRDFPAFRILDSPPHPKVKAHVYPLMNFSVVADDHLLGVTHVIRGKDHIANTRRQRFIYDHFGWKVPVYRHYGRMGIEGVVLSTSQMRLGIKEGTYTGWDDIRLGTLRALARRGISPEAVKNAMLAIGIGETDISFSWDNLYAESRKLVDPVANRYFFVPGPVSVTIKGAPDHTAHAMLHPSDPARGVRTLVFTGTVLLPKAEISFTMAMVRLKDLFNVKVKWNGGIPKMEYAGDALAEARAAKAPIIQWLPAQGCIPCTLVTQDGEQQGMCEPAVRQELGKVVQFERVGFARVDAVSTTGVVAYFTHK
- a CDS encoding DNA methyltransferase, whose protein sequence is MAGLSPPDLEKYLAGFVSPAPKKVPTRAGTVTCGGQAVPCYSNEFWTAGQRQACSIHEISYRACFKPQLPRFFIGLLTKRGDTVYDPFSGRGTTVIEAGLLGRNVIANDANPLSRIVTEPRFFPPQIVTVEGRLRAIPRNTGNDSVDLSMFYHPRTKREIIAIREYLCGKREQGSEDMVDRWIAMVATNRLTGHSSGFFSVYTLPPNQAVSRDSQKRINTQRKQVPEYRDTHRLVEKKTKSLLRTLTTPRTRALKTAGKRARFLTCDARETPEIPDNSVQLTVTSPPFLDIVQYRDDNWLRCWFNGLESDAIGKAITMARTVDGWKSVMGKVFDELYRVTAPGGWVAFEVGEVRKGTVRLEEHVVPIGMSAGFSCKAVMINAQAFTKTSHIWGVDNMGCGTNTNRIVVFRKEP
- a CDS encoding UbiA family prenyltransferase → MNDSPLQPAEDTHVTAAAGAAAPSPDGAPDGFVPVLKAYADLTRIHFFFAWPLLFCSGLMLAAAAYGTFSWWLLFKGALIGFFGFEAGLVLNDYIDRDYDRRDIENYRLTKYWRLFGNRPIPAGFVTPQAAFRLFALLFVTTLFLVATLPFPNCLFVFAIMLFSYAAEVFYQIKKRHQSFPVSQLVGRMDFALFPVAGYLCAGYPDGTALAYFVFFYPFAMAHLGANDLIDIANDRARELRTIPLLYGINGTVYWIAGFTLLHAVAAALMFHQIGTIARGGILIGLFLMGAANVVILQNRDPDTAMKVLPLFHITMVIYAGSLILDSAIRIGLF